One window of Candidatus Paceibacterota bacterium genomic DNA carries:
- a CDS encoding HDIG domain-containing protein: protein MISREEAFDWLKEEIKEPNLLKHCLATEAAMKSLALRFGEDESMWGLTGLLHDIDYEATKDNESEHSLKGFQMLIDKGLGTDIAEAVKTHNDIHGLPPVTLMAKAIYCVDSLTGLIVATTLVLPSRKIKDVQTDNVLRRFKEKGFARGVNRPNILKCNELLGISLDEFITITLQAMQAIDESLGLA from the coding sequence ATGATTTCAAGAGAAGAAGCCTTTGATTGGCTAAAAGAAGAAATAAAAGAGCCCAATCTTCTAAAGCATTGTTTAGCGACGGAAGCGGCTATGAAAAGCCTGGCTTTAAGGTTCGGCGAGGATGAAAGTATGTGGGGTCTAACTGGGCTACTCCACGATATTGACTATGAAGCTACTAAGGATAATGAATCTGAACATAGCCTCAAGGGGTTTCAAATGCTTATTGATAAGGGACTGGGAACAGATATTGCCGAAGCCGTTAAAACACACAATGACATCCATGGCCTTCCGCCGGTAACATTAATGGCTAAAGCAATCTATTGTGTTGACTCTCTAACGGGGCTTATTGTGGCCACGACATTAGTGTTGCCATCGCGTAAAATTAAAGATGTGCAAACAGATAATGTTTTGCGACGTTTTAAAGAAAAAGGATTTGCCAGGGGGGTAAATAGACCTAATATCTTAAAATGTAATGAATTACTTGGTATCTCTTTAGATGAATTTATTACTATAACCTTACAGGCTATGCAAGCGATTGACGAGAGTTTAGGTCTAGCCTAA
- a CDS encoding rubredoxin, with the protein MQYICQICGYVYDEDKEGKKFEDLSEDYTCPECKVGRKSDFKLVEPITEEAPEDARETENEEDSNDDDEDKD; encoded by the coding sequence ATGCAATATATCTGTCAAATTTGCGGTTATGTTTATGATGAGGATAAAGAAGGGAAAAAATTTGAGGATTTATCAGAGGATTATACATGTCCAGAATGCAAAGTAGGAAGAAAAAGTGATTTTAAATTAGTTGAGCCTATTACCGAAGAGGCGCCTGAAGATGCGAGGGAGACCGAGAACGAGGAGGATAGTAACGATGATGACGAGGATAAAGATTAA
- the yvcK gene encoding uridine diphosphate-N-acetylglucosamine-binding protein YvcK, whose product MQSSITPKKIVTIGGGTGSFMVLSGLKKYNFDLTAIVSMSDDGGSTGILRDELGVLPPGDLRQCLVALSDSPDIMRKIFNYRFNSGSLEGHNLGNLLLSAMEKITGSSQQGIKEIGTILKIKGRVLPVSLESSNLEIDLKNGLKLIGEDKINHNYALDTIGIKKISLNPIPTANPEAIQAILEADVIIIGPGNLYCSLLPNLLVPKVSNAISQSHAKIIYIANLVNKRGHTSNFSLDNYIQCLQKYLHGKKIDFVISNVQKPSAALLKKYQKEGDEWLEIKGAKNENQPPRVSPTIVQANLLKNTLYKPVAGDHISNTRSLIRHDSDKLAKLINLIVEWSDNPKILKQIL is encoded by the coding sequence ATGCAATCTTCAATCACTCCCAAAAAAATAGTCACTATAGGCGGTGGCACCGGTAGTTTTATGGTTCTTTCTGGTTTGAAAAAATACAATTTTGACCTCACCGCCATTGTTTCTATGTCTGATGATGGCGGCTCTACTGGTATTTTAAGAGATGAATTAGGTGTTCTACCGCCAGGAGACTTACGACAGTGTTTGGTGGCCCTTTCAGATTCGCCTGATATTATGCGTAAAATTTTTAATTATCGTTTCAATAGTGGCAGTTTGGAAGGGCATAATCTTGGAAACTTATTACTTTCGGCTATGGAAAAAATCACTGGCAGCAGCCAGCAAGGGATTAAAGAAATTGGCACTATTTTAAAAATTAAGGGACGCGTTTTACCGGTATCGTTAGAATCTAGCAACCTAGAAATTGATCTTAAAAACGGCTTAAAGCTAATTGGCGAAGACAAAATTAATCACAATTACGCTCTAGACACCATTGGCATAAAAAAAATCTCTCTCAACCCCATACCCACTGCTAATCCGGAAGCTATTCAAGCTATTTTAGAAGCAGATGTAATTATCATTGGACCGGGAAATCTCTATTGTAGCCTTTTACCCAATCTTTTAGTACCAAAGGTCAGCAATGCTATCTCACAGAGTCATGCTAAAATTATCTACATAGCCAATCTAGTTAACAAGCGCGGGCATACCAGTAATTTTAGCCTTGATAATTATATTCAATGCCTGCAAAAATATTTGCATGGCAAAAAAATAGATTTTGTTATTTCTAATGTTCAAAAACCCTCAGCTGCTTTATTAAAAAAATACCAAAAGGAAGGCGATGAGTGGTTAGAAATAAAGGGCGCGAAAAACGAAAACCAGCCTCCCCGCGTCTCTCCCACCATAGTCCAAGCCAATCTGCTGAAGAACACTCTCTATAAACCTGTCGCCGGGGACCATATTAGCAACACCCGTTCCCTTATTCGTCATGATAGCGACAAACTCGCTAAACTTATTAATTTGATTGTAGAATGGTCAGATAATCCAAAAATCCTCAAACAAATTCTCTAG
- a CDS encoding phosphatase PAP2 family protein: MAINLNIFQFIYNLNRFFPTNVPIGLFCGEYLIYILGIVILLYLLLSKEPKQEKIKWLSILILACCFSNVMVTPAIHYVYKSERPFLVMPEVGNYKNFLKVTEYTKSFPSGHTALAFALAMVLFLYNKKTGIGAFAVAFLVGLGRILMGVHWPLDVLGGIGVGILCGWIAYRLISRLFSKTTAIK, from the coding sequence ATGGCAATAAATTTAAACATCTTTCAATTTATTTATAACTTAAATCGTTTCTTCCCGACGAATGTGCCTATCGGTTTGTTTTGCGGGGAATATCTTATTTATATTTTGGGAATAGTTATTTTATTATATTTGCTTCTAAGTAAAGAACCCAAACAAGAAAAAATCAAATGGTTGTCCATTTTAATTTTAGCTTGTTGTTTTTCCAATGTAATGGTGACTCCAGCTATTCATTACGTTTATAAATCGGAGCGACCCTTTCTCGTAATGCCAGAAGTTGGTAATTATAAAAATTTTTTAAAGGTTACAGAATATACCAAGTCTTTTCCTTCCGGTCATACTGCCCTAGCTTTTGCCCTGGCTATGGTTCTCTTCTTATATAATAAGAAAACTGGAATCGGCGCTTTTGCGGTGGCCTTTCTTGTGGGTTTAGGGCGTATTCTTATGGGGGTTCATTGGCCCTTGGACGTCTTGGGCGGTATAGGCGTGGGTATACTCTGTGGCTGGATAGCCTATAGGCTTATAAGCAGATTATTCTCAAAAACAACTGCTATTAAATAG
- a CDS encoding GIY-YIG nuclease family protein, with translation MKAFLYILKNTKNCYYTGITTLLPEQRLLRHNNGNVLSTKAGKPWELLYFESFDNLQQARTREKQIKSWHSGNAFKKFLVKAAGSSNGRTWAFEAQYLGP, from the coding sequence ATGAAGGCATTTCTTTATATTTTAAAAAATACCAAGAATTGTTATTATACTGGTATTACGACATTACTTCCAGAGCAAAGGCTCTTGAGGCATAACAATGGTAACGTTCTATCAACAAAGGCTGGTAAGCCATGGGAATTGCTATACTTTGAAAGTTTTGATAATTTACAGCAAGCACGTACACGAGAAAAACAAATAAAGTCTTGGCATAGCGGAAATGCGTTTAAAAAGTTTCTTGTCAAAGCTGCGGGATCGTCTAATGGTAGGACATGGGCCTTTGAAGCCCAGTATCTTGGTCCG
- a CDS encoding permease-like cell division protein FtsX — protein MFLSFKRLFKASWQSITRNWWLSIATVLVVFLSVLTFTGIRLFAYSINRTVTMLQDRVDISIYFNKDVPESEIFQVQTELEGLSQVKSVRYISQDEALKFFQEKQKYNPAIFKAIEVLGTNPLSPSLSIKAKNDKDYQSILDYISKAGFKDRLITVNYEENQKVVQKLDVLNRAVKITAISVSILLVGIAVLINFNTIRLAIYTARDEIRAMKLVGAPNWFVRGPFLFEGIIYGVTASILTLMVTSVLVFAFSPKLEAALPGLSLGGYYWTHLGLIFLAQTLFGVIIGLASSFVAMNKYLES, from the coding sequence ATGTTTTTAAGTTTTAAAAGATTATTTAAAGCCAGCTGGCAAAGTATTACGCGAAATTGGTGGTTATCCATAGCCACTGTTTTGGTGGTATTCTTAAGCGTTTTAACCTTTACGGGCATACGCCTCTTCGCTTATTCCATCAATCGCACGGTGACCATGTTGCAAGATAGGGTAGATATCAGCATTTATTTTAATAAAGATGTTCCCGAGTCAGAAATTTTTCAGGTGCAGACAGAACTAGAAGGTCTTTCGCAAGTAAAGAGCGTAAGATATATTTCTCAAGATGAGGCGCTTAAATTTTTCCAGGAGAAACAAAAATATAATCCTGCTATTTTCAAAGCTATAGAAGTGTTAGGGACGAATCCTCTGTCGCCCTCATTGAGCATTAAAGCCAAAAATGATAAAGACTATCAATCGATTTTGGATTATATTTCTAAAGCCGGATTTAAGGATAGATTGATTACTGTCAACTATGAAGAAAACCAAAAGGTGGTGCAAAAATTGGATGTTCTCAATCGAGCAGTAAAAATCACTGCTATCAGTGTTAGTATATTGCTCGTCGGTATTGCCGTACTGATTAATTTCAATACTATTCGATTGGCTATCTATACAGCCAGAGATGAAATTAGGGCAATGAAACTGGTTGGCGCTCCTAACTGGTTTGTCAGAGGACCTTTCCTGTTTGAGGGTATAATTTATGGTGTAACGGCTTCTATTCTTACTCTAATGGTTACCAGTGTCTTGGTGTTTGCCTTTTCTCCCAAACTTGAAGCAGCCTTACCCGGTTTGAGCTTGGGCGGTTATTATTGGACTCATTTAGGTTTGATTTTCTTAGCGCAAACTTTGTTTGGGGTGATAATAGGACTGGCATCTAGCTTTGTCGCTATGAATAAGTATTTAGAAAGTTAA
- a CDS encoding ATP-binding cassette domain-containing protein has translation MALIYFKDISKAYNNNLVLDNITFSVEAGEFVSLVGKSGVGKTTLLKLIIADEQPSSGHVVFDDQDLSKLKGSQLSLVRRRVGTVFQDFRLFSDRTVFENVAFPLEVLNQPDEIIQDHVTEVLKLVGLDALKDQLPVCLSAGEKQRAAIARALIHGPDVIIADEPTGNLDPINTWDIVKLLLRINELGTAIILTTHNKDVVNKIGKRVISLENGKIIRDELNGQYII, from the coding sequence TTTCAAAGACATTTCCAAAGCTTACAACAATAATCTAGTATTAGATAATATTACTTTTAGCGTTGAGGCTGGGGAGTTTGTGTCTTTAGTAGGTAAATCTGGGGTAGGTAAGACTACTCTTCTAAAATTAATTATAGCTGATGAGCAGCCATCCTCTGGGCATGTTGTTTTTGACGACCAAGACCTTAGTAAACTAAAAGGTTCGCAACTTTCTTTGGTAAGACGCAGGGTGGGCACTGTCTTCCAAGATTTTAGGCTTTTTAGCGATAGGACAGTGTTTGAAAACGTAGCCTTTCCTCTAGAAGTATTAAACCAGCCAGACGAGATTATTCAGGACCACGTTACAGAAGTCTTAAAACTAGTTGGGCTGGATGCCCTAAAAGACCAATTGCCAGTGTGCCTTTCCGCGGGAGAAAAACAGCGGGCTGCTATTGCCAGGGCTCTTATTCATGGGCCGGATGTCATTATCGCCGATGAACCAACAGGAAATTTGGACCCGATTAACACTTGGGATATCGTTAAATTACTTCTACGAATTAATGAATTGGGTACGGCTATTATCCTTACGACTCACAATAAAGATGTGGTTAATAAAATTGGTAAGAGAGTTATCAGTTTGGAAAATGGCAAGATTATCAGAGACGAATTAAACGGTCAATATATTATATAA